One stretch of Paraburkholderia fungorum DNA includes these proteins:
- a CDS encoding dienelactone hydrolase family protein, whose translation MVFSKVLTKCVVICAAATCAVAVAHADPLAASLADARTASLADNQPGPLTRAHVPRIALDDVYLPTASLNEKIIRVPVDADGTITLETTIYKPDGPGPFPMIVFNHGKIPGDPRTQERSDPLPFAREFVRRGYVVVAPNRQGFGHSDGAYEQDGCDVERNGLGQAGDVAATISYMSKQPYVDATHIVVAGTSHGGLATMAYGTEAAPGVRALINFSGGLRQDACTDWQGNLTRAFGAYGEKTTVPSLWMYGDNDSVWNAPLVAGMYAAFGAHGASAKMVDYGSYKNDAHRLVGDRDGVHVWWPAVEAFLARVGMPTGVRYQVSDPSLPSASGFAAVDAVDAVPYVDEAGRAGYRNFLHQYPSRAFAVSDSGAWSWAEGGDDPMSVAVANCQKQSAVPCRLYAVDNSVVWGKESSQTADGGGRGADSAAADEGQRAIASRN comes from the coding sequence ATGGTGTTCAGCAAGGTTCTGACGAAGTGTGTGGTGATCTGTGCAGCGGCTACGTGCGCTGTCGCAGTCGCGCATGCCGATCCGCTCGCCGCCTCTCTCGCCGATGCGCGCACCGCTTCGCTCGCCGACAACCAGCCGGGTCCGCTGACACGCGCACACGTGCCGCGTATCGCGCTCGACGACGTCTATCTGCCCACGGCCAGCCTCAACGAAAAGATCATCCGCGTGCCGGTCGATGCCGACGGCACGATCACGCTCGAAACCACGATCTACAAACCGGACGGCCCAGGCCCGTTTCCGATGATCGTGTTCAACCACGGCAAGATTCCTGGCGATCCGCGTACGCAGGAACGCAGCGATCCGCTGCCGTTCGCACGCGAATTCGTCCGTCGTGGCTATGTGGTGGTCGCACCGAACCGCCAGGGCTTCGGCCATTCCGACGGCGCGTATGAACAGGATGGCTGCGACGTCGAACGCAATGGCCTCGGTCAGGCCGGCGACGTGGCGGCAACGATCAGCTACATGTCGAAGCAGCCTTACGTGGATGCGACGCATATCGTCGTCGCCGGCACATCGCACGGCGGTTTGGCGACGATGGCCTACGGCACCGAAGCCGCGCCCGGCGTGCGGGCACTGATCAATTTCTCGGGCGGTTTGCGGCAGGATGCGTGTACCGACTGGCAGGGCAATCTGACGCGCGCGTTTGGCGCTTACGGCGAGAAGACCACGGTGCCGTCGCTGTGGATGTACGGCGATAACGATTCGGTCTGGAATGCGCCGCTGGTCGCGGGCATGTACGCCGCGTTTGGCGCGCACGGTGCGAGCGCGAAGATGGTCGATTACGGCAGCTACAAGAACGACGCGCACCGCCTGGTCGGCGATCGGGATGGCGTGCATGTGTGGTGGCCGGCTGTCGAGGCGTTTCTGGCGCGGGTAGGCATGCCGACGGGCGTGCGGTATCAGGTGTCCGATCCGTCGCTGCCGAGCGCGAGCGGCTTTGCTGCGGTCGATGCGGTCGACGCCGTGCCGTATGTCGACGAAGCGGGTCGCGCGGGATATCGGAACTTCCTGCATCAGTATCCGAGCCGCGCGTTTGCCGTGTCGGATTCGGGGGCGTGGTCGTGGGCTGAAGGCGGGGACGATCCGATGTCCGTGGCGGTGGCGAATTGCCAGAAGCAGAGTGCTGTGCCTTGCCGGTTGTATGCGGTGGATAATTCGGTGGTCTGGGGGAAGGAGTCTTCGCAGACGGCGGATGGCGGCGGTCGGGGTGCTGATTCTGCTGCTGCCGATGAAGGGCAGCGGGCTATTGCTAGTCGGAACTAG
- a CDS encoding YchJ family protein, which yields MNKQLLSMQRPSDCPCGGAAPDQRNGAKAPRFAQCCGRYIDGGETAPRALELMRSRYSAYVVGATNYLRATWAPHTCPADLDADPAAPDAPRWLGLQIKAFAETDDRHATVEFVARYKVGGRAHRLHELSRFVRGDDGRWLYVDGDVSE from the coding sequence ATGAATAAGCAACTGTTGTCGATGCAACGACCATCCGATTGTCCCTGCGGCGGCGCCGCGCCCGATCAGCGCAACGGGGCCAAAGCGCCCCGCTTCGCGCAATGTTGCGGCCGCTACATTGACGGCGGCGAAACCGCACCTCGCGCGCTCGAACTGATGCGCTCGCGTTACAGCGCGTATGTTGTCGGGGCAACGAATTATCTGCGGGCCACGTGGGCGCCCCACACCTGCCCCGCCGATCTCGACGCAGACCCCGCCGCCCCCGATGCGCCGCGCTGGCTCGGACTGCAGATCAAGGCATTCGCCGAGACCGACGACCGGCATGCGACCGTCGAATTCGTCGCACGATACAAGGTGGGCGGCCGCGCGCACCGGCTGCACGAGTTGAGCCGCTTTGTACGCGGCGACGACGGACGCTGGCTCTATGTCGACGGCGACGTCAGCGAATAA
- a CDS encoding SDR family oxidoreductase, which yields MKTVLIVGASRGIGQEFVRQYKKSGWRVLATARDGAALDALKELGAETFEVDVTEPQDIAALGWKLDGERLDTAIIVSGVYGPKTEGIETVTAEDFDHVMRTNVRGPMQLMPILLPLVEDAGGVFAVISSKMGSISDTSGTTGWLYRASKAALNDALKLASLDAQRATCVSLHPGWVRTDMGGAQAAIDPARSVTGMRDVLAQAAASRDAFNGRFYQYDGTPLDW from the coding sequence ATGAAGACAGTGTTGATCGTCGGTGCATCGCGGGGCATCGGCCAGGAATTCGTACGGCAATACAAAAAGAGCGGCTGGCGCGTGCTCGCCACCGCGCGCGACGGCGCAGCGCTCGATGCATTGAAAGAACTCGGCGCGGAGACTTTCGAAGTCGACGTGACCGAACCTCAGGACATCGCCGCGCTCGGCTGGAAGCTCGACGGTGAGCGGCTCGATACGGCGATCATCGTATCGGGCGTGTACGGTCCGAAAACCGAAGGCATCGAAACAGTTACGGCCGAAGACTTCGATCACGTGATGCGCACCAACGTGCGCGGTCCGATGCAGTTGATGCCGATCCTGCTGCCGCTGGTCGAAGACGCGGGCGGCGTATTCGCGGTGATTTCGAGCAAGATGGGCAGCATCAGCGATACGAGCGGCACGACCGGCTGGCTGTATCGCGCGAGCAAGGCGGCGTTGAACGACGCGCTGAAGCTGGCCTCGCTCGACGCACAGCGCGCAACGTGCGTGTCGTTGCATCCGGGCTGGGTGCGCACCGACATGGGCGGCGCACAGGCAGCGATCGATCCCGCGCGCAGTGTTACCGGCATGCGTGATGTGCTCGCACAGGCCGCTGCATCGCGCGATGCGTTCAACGGCCGTTTCTATCAATACGACGGCACGCCGCTCGACTGGTAA
- a CDS encoding acetyl-CoA C-acetyltransferase — MSETNMNANQVDPIVIVGVARTPMAAFQGDFAALTAPQLGSAAIEAAVQRAGLKPEQIDEVVMGCVLPAGLGQAPARQAALGAGLPLSTGSTTVNKMCGSGMRAAMFAHDMLAAGSVDVIVAGGMESMTNAPYLLPKARGGMRMGHGQVIDHMFYDGLEDAYEKGRLMGTFAEECASSFDFTREAQDAFAVESLNRAKRANEDGSFAWEIAPVKVASRKGEVSIDRDEQPFKANLDKIPTLKPAFSKTGTVTAANSSSISDGAAALVMMRESTAKRLGVEPIARVVGHSTFAQEPAKFTTAPIGAIRKLFEKNGWRADEVDLYEVNEAFAVVTMAAMKEHRLPHDKVNVNGGACALGHPIGASGARILVTLIGALKKRGLKRGVATLCIGGGEATAMGIELV; from the coding sequence ATGAGTGAGACAAACATGAATGCAAACCAGGTTGATCCGATTGTCATCGTCGGTGTGGCACGCACGCCGATGGCCGCGTTTCAGGGCGACTTCGCCGCGCTCACCGCGCCTCAGCTAGGCTCGGCCGCGATCGAAGCCGCCGTCCAGCGCGCGGGGCTGAAGCCCGAGCAGATCGATGAAGTGGTGATGGGTTGCGTGCTGCCCGCCGGCCTCGGCCAGGCGCCCGCGCGTCAGGCGGCGCTCGGTGCGGGCTTGCCGTTGAGCACGGGCAGCACGACGGTCAACAAGATGTGCGGCTCCGGCATGCGCGCGGCGATGTTCGCGCACGACATGCTCGCAGCAGGTTCGGTCGACGTGATCGTCGCGGGCGGCATGGAGAGCATGACGAATGCGCCTTACCTGTTGCCGAAGGCGCGTGGCGGCATGCGTATGGGACATGGCCAGGTGATCGACCATATGTTCTACGACGGCCTCGAAGACGCGTACGAAAAAGGCCGCCTGATGGGCACCTTCGCCGAGGAATGCGCATCGTCGTTCGACTTCACGCGCGAGGCGCAGGACGCGTTCGCGGTCGAGTCGCTGAATCGCGCAAAACGTGCAAACGAAGACGGCTCGTTCGCATGGGAAATCGCGCCGGTGAAAGTGGCGAGCCGCAAAGGCGAAGTCAGCATCGATCGCGACGAACAGCCGTTCAAGGCCAACCTCGACAAGATCCCGACGCTGAAGCCCGCGTTCAGCAAAACCGGTACCGTGACGGCGGCCAATTCGTCATCGATTTCAGACGGCGCAGCGGCGCTCGTGATGATGCGCGAATCGACGGCGAAGCGGCTCGGCGTCGAGCCGATTGCGCGCGTGGTCGGCCATTCGACTTTCGCGCAGGAACCGGCGAAGTTCACCACCGCGCCGATCGGCGCGATTCGCAAGCTGTTCGAGAAAAACGGCTGGCGTGCCGATGAAGTCGATCTGTATGAAGTCAACGAAGCGTTCGCCGTCGTGACGATGGCAGCGATGAAGGAACACCGTCTGCCGCACGACAAGGTCAACGTGAACGGCGGCGCTTGCGCACTCGGCCATCCGATTGGCGCATCGGGCGCGCGCATTCTCGTGACGCTGATCGGCGCGCTGAAAAAACGCGGACTGAAGCGCGGGGTGGCGACGTTGTGCATCGGCGGCGGCGAAGCCACGGCAATGGGTATCGAACTGGTTTAA
- the can gene encoding carbonate dehydratase, translating to MTTNASNSSHPLAHLFENNDAWVTRKLSEDPEFFSRLAHQQAPEYLWIGCSDSRVPANQIIGLPPGEVFVHRNIANVVVHTDLNCLSVIQFAVDLLKVKHIMVVGHYGCSGVAAALHGRRVGLADNWLAHVQDVRSKHAALIEEWPIGEVRHRRLVELNTIEQVMNVCRTTIVNDAWARGQELTVHGWAYGVHDGKVRNLGMTVGDAASLESTYRECVAAVSATGAHKTDNDMVAADAAQLGDVPAIVEGVIKELKHE from the coding sequence ATGACCACGAACGCATCCAATTCTTCCCATCCGCTCGCGCATCTTTTCGAGAACAACGACGCATGGGTCACGCGCAAGTTGTCCGAAGATCCCGAGTTCTTCTCGCGTCTCGCGCATCAGCAGGCGCCCGAATATCTGTGGATCGGCTGCTCCGATTCGCGCGTGCCCGCGAACCAGATCATCGGCCTGCCGCCGGGCGAAGTGTTCGTGCACAGAAACATCGCGAACGTGGTTGTGCATACCGATCTGAACTGTCTGTCGGTGATCCAGTTCGCGGTCGATCTGTTGAAGGTCAAGCACATCATGGTGGTCGGCCACTACGGCTGCTCGGGCGTGGCAGCAGCACTTCACGGCCGCCGCGTGGGTCTCGCGGATAACTGGCTCGCTCACGTGCAGGACGTGCGCAGCAAGCACGCGGCGCTGATCGAGGAGTGGCCGATTGGTGAAGTGCGTCATCGGCGCCTGGTCGAACTGAATACGATTGAGCAGGTGATGAACGTGTGCCGCACGACCATCGTCAACGATGCGTGGGCGCGCGGCCAGGAATTGACCGTGCACGGCTGGGCGTATGGCGTGCACGACGGCAAGGTGCGCAATCTCGGCATGACGGTCGGCGACGCCGCGTCGCTCGAATCGACGTACAGGGAGTGCGTCGCGGCAGTGTCGGCGACCGGCGCGCACAAAACGGACAACGACATGGTCGCGGCCGATGCCGCGCAACTGGGCGACGTGCCGGCTATCGTCGAAGGTGTGATCAAGGAGCTAAAACATGAGTGA
- the aceK gene encoding bifunctional isocitrate dehydrogenase kinase/phosphatase, which translates to MNHFPKLLSSQIGFDVAQTMLEGFDRHYRIFRDAAIHAKTLFETADWHALQKLARDRITSYDERVAECVVLLEDEYDAENIDNEVWQQIKLHYIGLLTTHRQPECAETFFNSVCCKILHRSYFNNDFIFVRPAISTDYIENDEPAAKPTYRAYYPGKDGLRATLERIVTNFQLEPPFEDLTRDVGCVMQAIHEAFGAFDEAPNFQIHVLSSLFYRNKSAYIVGRIINGDSLLPFAVPLRHVKPGVLALDTVLLKRDQLLIIFGFSHSYFLVDMEVPSAYVEFLGTIMPGKPKAEIYTSVGLQKQGKNLFYRDLLHHLSHSSDRFIIAPGIKGLVMLVFTLPSFPYVFKLIKDNFPPPKETTRAQIQAKYQLVKRHDRLGRMADTLEYSSVALPVSRLDEALVRELEKEVPSLIEYDGDNLVIRHLYIERRMVPLNLFLQNGSDEDVDRGISEYGNAVKELMQANIFPGDMLYKNFGVTRHGRVVFYDYDEIEYLTDCNVRAVPAPRNEEDELSGEPWYSVGPHDIFPETYGTFLLGDPRVRRAFMQHHADFFDPALWQRHKDHLLKGELPDFFPYDNSVRFCVRYPERFAPAPADDERNMRAA; encoded by the coding sequence ATGAATCACTTCCCCAAACTGCTGTCGTCGCAAATCGGCTTCGACGTCGCCCAGACGATGCTCGAAGGATTCGACCGGCATTACCGTATTTTCCGCGACGCCGCGATTCACGCCAAAACGCTGTTCGAAACGGCCGACTGGCACGCTCTGCAAAAGCTCGCGCGTGATCGCATTACTTCGTATGACGAACGCGTTGCCGAATGCGTTGTTCTGCTCGAAGACGAATACGACGCCGAGAACATCGACAACGAAGTCTGGCAGCAGATCAAGCTGCACTACATTGGTTTATTGACCACGCACCGCCAGCCCGAATGCGCGGAAACGTTTTTCAATTCGGTGTGCTGCAAGATCCTGCACCGCTCGTATTTCAACAACGATTTCATTTTCGTGCGGCCGGCCATTTCGACCGACTATATCGAGAACGACGAACCCGCGGCGAAACCGACTTATCGCGCGTATTACCCGGGAAAAGACGGGTTGCGCGCGACGCTTGAACGGATCGTCACCAACTTCCAGCTCGAGCCTCCGTTCGAAGATTTGACACGCGATGTCGGCTGCGTGATGCAGGCCATTCACGAAGCGTTCGGCGCGTTTGACGAAGCGCCTAACTTCCAGATTCACGTGCTGTCGTCGCTGTTTTACCGGAACAAATCGGCGTACATCGTCGGGCGAATTATCAATGGCGATTCGCTGCTGCCGTTTGCGGTGCCGCTGCGTCATGTGAAACCCGGCGTGCTCGCACTCGACACCGTGTTGCTCAAGCGCGACCAGTTGCTGATCATCTTCGGCTTTTCGCATTCGTATTTTCTCGTGGATATGGAAGTGCCATCCGCGTATGTCGAATTTCTCGGCACGATCATGCCTGGCAAACCGAAGGCGGAAATCTATACGTCGGTGGGTTTGCAGAAGCAGGGCAAGAATCTGTTCTATCGCGATCTTCTGCATCACCTGTCGCATTCGAGCGACCGTTTTATCATCGCGCCCGGCATCAAGGGGCTAGTGATGCTGGTGTTCACGCTGCCCTCCTTTCCGTACGTTTTCAAGCTGATCAAAGACAACTTTCCGCCGCCGAAAGAAACCACGCGCGCGCAGATTCAGGCGAAATATCAGCTCGTCAAACGACACGACCGCTTAGGTCGCATGGCCGACACGCTCGAATATTCGAGCGTCGCGTTGCCCGTTTCGCGGCTCGACGAAGCGCTGGTGCGCGAGCTTGAAAAGGAAGTGCCGTCGCTGATCGAATACGACGGCGACAACCTGGTGATCCGGCATCTGTATATCGAACGGCGCATGGTGCCGCTCAATCTGTTCCTGCAAAACGGCAGCGACGAAGACGTGGACCGCGGCATCAGCGAGTACGGCAATGCAGTGAAAGAACTGATGCAGGCGAACATCTTTCCCGGCGACATGCTGTACAAGAATTTCGGCGTGACACGTCATGGCCGGGTCGTGTTTTACGACTACGACGAGATCGAATATCTGACCGATTGCAACGTGCGTGCGGTGCCTGCGCCACGTAACGAGGAAGACGAACTCTCGGGCGAGCCGTGGTATTCGGTTGGCCCGCACGACATTTTCCCGGAGACGTATGGCACTTTTCTGCTCGGCGACCCGCGCGTGCGCCGCGCCTTCATGCAGCATCACGCGGACTTTTTCGATCCTGCGCTGTGGCAGCGGCACAAGGATCATCTATTGAAAGGCGAACTGCCCGACTTTTTTCCGTACGACAACAGCGTGCGTTTTTGCGTGCGATATCCCGAGCGTTTCGCACCCGCCCCCGCTGACGACGAACGCAACATGCGAGCCGCGTGA
- a CDS encoding MerR family transcriptional regulator, whose amino-acid sequence MNTQYTITELAREFDVTPRAIRFYEDQGLLAPSREGSSGLRRVYSGRDRTRLKLTLRGKRLGFTLSEIRDLLDVYESPTDTVPQLQAFLSTVARHREVLERQREDLDATLEDLLQYEAQARALLESGARDSKLGVNE is encoded by the coding sequence ATGAACACGCAATACACGATCACCGAGCTCGCGCGGGAATTCGACGTCACACCGCGCGCTATCCGTTTCTACGAAGATCAGGGTTTACTCGCGCCGAGCCGCGAAGGATCGAGCGGCTTGCGGCGCGTTTATTCCGGCCGCGATCGAACGCGTTTGAAGCTCACGCTGCGCGGCAAGCGGCTCGGTTTCACGCTGTCGGAAATCCGCGATCTGCTGGACGTGTACGAGTCGCCGACCGACACCGTGCCGCAATTGCAGGCGTTCCTTTCGACGGTGGCGCGTCATCGTGAAGTGCTCGAACGTCAGCGCGAAGACCTCGACGCCACGCTCGAAGATCTCCTGCAATATGAAGCGCAGGCGCGCGCGCTGCTTGAAAGCGGGGCACGCGATAGCAAGCTCGGCGTGAACGAATAG
- a CDS encoding MBL fold metallo-hydrolase, whose product MNALEHQLQYPFNDTLPEPGHAMQVAPGVFWLRMPLPFALDHINLWLLRDEIDGKQGWTVVDCGITSDTIRQNWETVFDSVLDGLPVLRVIVTHCHPDHIGLAHWVCTGGDKKRWDARLWMTLGEYMQARVMAAGDGSNAGGEAAARHFARHGLNDEESLEKLRNRKSYYSSLVPAIPGQYRRLREADGVTIGGKTWRVVTGFGHSPEHCALYCEETGVLISGDMVLPRISTNVSVFDIEPEGTPLALYLESLGRYETMPEDTLVLPSHGKPFRGVRTRIRQLREHHDARLAEVREACAQKPQSAADIVPLMFKRQLDIHQMTFALGEALAHLHLLWLAGELKRTQDADGVIRFAPA is encoded by the coding sequence ATGAATGCACTCGAACATCAACTCCAATATCCGTTCAACGACACCTTGCCTGAACCCGGTCACGCGATGCAGGTCGCGCCCGGCGTGTTCTGGCTGCGCATGCCGCTGCCTTTCGCACTCGACCACATCAATCTGTGGCTGCTGCGTGACGAGATCGACGGCAAGCAGGGTTGGACGGTGGTGGACTGCGGCATTACGTCGGACACGATCAGGCAGAACTGGGAGACCGTGTTCGACTCGGTGCTCGACGGTCTGCCGGTGCTGCGTGTGATCGTCACGCATTGCCATCCGGATCACATCGGCCTCGCGCACTGGGTGTGTACGGGCGGCGACAAAAAGCGCTGGGACGCGCGCCTGTGGATGACGCTAGGCGAGTACATGCAGGCTCGCGTGATGGCCGCCGGGGACGGCTCCAATGCGGGCGGCGAGGCAGCGGCGCGGCACTTCGCGCGGCATGGTCTGAACGACGAGGAATCGCTCGAGAAGCTGCGTAATCGCAAGAGCTACTACTCGAGCCTCGTTCCGGCGATTCCGGGTCAGTACCGCCGTCTGCGCGAAGCCGACGGCGTGACGATCGGCGGCAAGACCTGGCGCGTGGTGACGGGCTTCGGCCATTCGCCCGAGCACTGCGCGTTGTATTGCGAAGAGACCGGCGTACTGATTTCCGGCGACATGGTGCTGCCGCGCATTTCGACCAACGTGTCGGTGTTCGACATCGAGCCGGAAGGCACGCCGCTCGCGCTGTATCTGGAATCGCTAGGACGCTACGAGACGATGCCGGAAGACACGCTCGTGCTGCCGTCGCATGGCAAGCCGTTTCGCGGCGTGCGCACGCGTATTCGTCAGTTGCGCGAGCATCACGATGCGCGGCTGGCCGAAGTGCGCGAAGCCTGCGCGCAGAAACCGCAAAGCGCCGCCGACATCGTGCCGCTGATGTTCAAGCGCCAACTCGATATCCATCAGATGACGTTCGCGCTTGGCGAAGCGCTCGCGCATTTGCATCTGCTGTGGCTCGCGGGTGAGTTGAAGCGCACGCAGGACGCGGACGGAGTGATTCGTTTCGCGCCGGCCTGA
- a CDS encoding ABC transporter substrate-binding protein yields MRFKLLAAAVLFTAPALVLAKPLTVCTESSPDGFDVVQFNSLVTTNASADVIFNSLVSYDEAAKKVVPALADKWEASADGLSYTFHLRPNVQFQTTDYFKPTRALNADDVVFTFERMLDENNPWHKVAGASGFPHAQSMGLPKLIKSITKVDDNTVKFELNSPDATFVSILTMGFASIYSAEYADQLLKAGKQVDLNAKPIGTGPFTLKSYTKDAVIRYDVNPGYWGPKPKIDRLIYAITPDATVRAQKVKAGECQIALSPKPQDLADAKNDKSLAIVQTPAFMTAFVALNTQKKPLDNQKVRAALNMAFDRTTYLKTVFDNTATPATNPYPPNTWSYNKSVKPWPYDPAKAKKLLADAGYPNGFETTIWVRPNGSVLNPNPKAGAELLQADFAKIGVKADVKVIEWGELIKQAKQGQHDSLFMGWAGDNGDPDNYLSPLFSCNAVKSGINFARFCDQDLDKLIADGKATPDIAKRTKAYEQAQQIIHDQALWIPLGYPTASAITRTNVSGYHVSPFGRVNFGAVSVQ; encoded by the coding sequence ATGCGCTTCAAACTGCTCGCAGCCGCCGTACTGTTCACGGCCCCCGCGCTCGTGCTCGCCAAACCGCTGACCGTCTGTACCGAGTCGAGCCCCGACGGCTTCGATGTGGTGCAGTTCAATTCGCTCGTCACGACCAACGCATCGGCGGACGTGATCTTCAATTCGCTGGTCTCGTACGACGAAGCCGCGAAGAAAGTCGTCCCGGCGCTGGCCGACAAATGGGAAGCAAGCGCGGATGGCCTCTCATACACGTTCCATCTGCGGCCGAACGTGCAGTTCCAGACCACCGACTACTTCAAGCCCACCCGCGCGCTGAATGCCGACGACGTCGTGTTCACGTTCGAACGCATGCTCGACGAGAACAATCCGTGGCACAAGGTGGCGGGCGCAAGCGGCTTCCCGCATGCGCAGTCGATGGGCTTGCCAAAGCTCATCAAGTCGATCACCAAGGTCGACGACAACACGGTGAAGTTCGAACTGAACTCGCCGGATGCAACTTTCGTGTCGATCCTGACCATGGGTTTTGCATCGATCTATTCGGCTGAGTATGCCGACCAGTTGCTGAAGGCGGGCAAGCAGGTCGATCTGAACGCGAAGCCGATCGGCACCGGACCGTTCACGCTGAAGAGCTACACGAAAGACGCCGTGATCCGCTATGACGTGAATCCGGGCTACTGGGGGCCGAAGCCGAAGATCGACCGCCTGATCTACGCGATCACGCCGGACGCCACGGTGCGCGCGCAAAAGGTGAAGGCGGGCGAATGCCAGATCGCGTTGTCGCCGAAACCGCAGGATCTCGCCGACGCGAAGAACGACAAGTCGCTCGCGATCGTGCAAACGCCTGCGTTCATGACCGCGTTCGTCGCGTTGAACACGCAGAAGAAGCCGCTCGACAATCAGAAAGTGCGTGCCGCGCTGAACATGGCGTTCGACCGCACCACCTATCTGAAGACCGTGTTCGACAACACCGCGACCCCGGCCACGAACCCGTATCCGCCGAATACGTGGAGCTACAACAAGTCGGTGAAGCCGTGGCCGTACGATCCGGCGAAGGCGAAAAAGCTGCTCGCCGATGCGGGTTATCCGAACGGCTTCGAGACGACGATCTGGGTGCGTCCGAACGGCAGCGTGCTGAATCCGAATCCGAAAGCGGGCGCCGAATTGCTGCAAGCGGACTTCGCGAAGATCGGCGTGAAGGCGGACGTGAAGGTGATCGAATGGGGCGAGCTGATCAAGCAGGCCAAGCAGGGGCAGCACGACTCGCTGTTCATGGGCTGGGCCGGCGACAACGGCGACCCGGACAATTACCTGTCGCCGCTATTCAGCTGCAACGCGGTGAAGTCGGGCATCAACTTCGCGCGTTTCTGCGATCAGGATCTGGACAAGCTGATTGCCGACGGCAAGGCGACGCCGGATATCGCCAAACGTACGAAGGCGTATGAGCAGGCGCAGCAGATCATTCACGATCAGGCGCTGTGGATTCCGCTCGGTTACCCGACCGCGTCGGCGATTACGCGCACGAACGTGAGCGGGTATCACGTCAGTCCGTTTGGTCGCGTGAACTTTGGGGCGGTGTCGGTGCAGTAA
- a CDS encoding SDR family oxidoreductase, protein MSSPLKVFITGASSGIGLALAADYAARGAILGLVARRGEALAAFQQSHPQNTVSIYSVDVRDAEALADAAAQFIAQHGLPDVVIANAGISRGAVTGHGDLRAFREVMDINYFGMVATFEPFAAAMVAAKRGTLVGIASVASVRGLPGSGAYSASKSAALKYLEALRVEMRPLGVGVVTIAPGYIRTPMTEHNPYTMPFLMDADRFAARATRAIERQTAFAVFPWQMRIVAMLLHVLPRWLYDRAFERAPRKPRVAAE, encoded by the coding sequence ATGAGTTCACCGCTGAAGGTTTTCATTACCGGCGCGTCGAGTGGCATTGGCCTCGCGCTCGCCGCCGACTACGCGGCGCGCGGCGCGATTCTCGGCCTCGTTGCCCGCCGCGGCGAAGCGCTCGCCGCGTTCCAGCAGTCCCATCCCCAGAACACTGTTTCGATCTATTCCGTCGACGTCCGCGACGCCGAAGCGCTCGCCGATGCGGCTGCGCAGTTCATCGCGCAGCACGGCTTGCCCGACGTGGTGATCGCCAATGCGGGCATCAGTCGCGGCGCGGTCACCGGGCACGGCGATCTGCGTGCGTTTCGCGAAGTGATGGACATCAATTACTTCGGCATGGTCGCCACGTTCGAGCCGTTCGCGGCCGCGATGGTCGCGGCTAAACGCGGCACGCTGGTCGGCATTGCCAGCGTCGCGAGCGTGCGGGGCTTGCCGGGGTCGGGCGCATATAGCGCGTCGAAATCGGCGGCGCTCAAGTATCTCGAGGCATTGCGCGTCGAAATGCGGCCGCTCGGCGTGGGCGTGGTCACGATTGCCCCCGGCTATATCCGCACGCCGATGACCGAGCACAATCCGTACACCATGCCGTTCCTGATGGACGCCGACCGTTTCGCCGCCAGAGCGACGCGCGCGATCGAGCGTCAAACGGCGTTCGCGGTGTTTCCATGGCAGATGCGTATCGTCGCAATGCTGCTGCATGTGCTGCCGCGCTGGCTCTACGATCGCGCGTTCGAACGCGCGCCGCGCAAGCCGCGCGTGGCTGCGGAATAG